A genomic segment from Halomonas sp. TA22 encodes:
- the hisF gene encoding imidazole glycerol phosphate synthase subunit HisF, whose product MGLAKRIIPCLDVDAGRVVKGVNFVGIRDAGDPVEIAKRYNQQGADEITFLDITASHENRGTTVEMVERIAGEVFIPLTVGGGIRTCEDIRTMLNAGADKVSINTAAVVNPDFVFEATQRFGSQCIVVAIDAKQVSQEGEPSRWEIFTHGGRKPTGLDAVDWARKMVELGAGELLLTSMDRDGTKAGFDLGVTRAISDAVSVPVIASGGVGNLDHLVAGVTEGGADAVLAASIFHFGEYSIPDAKRHMMKHGIEMRL is encoded by the coding sequence ATGGGATTGGCCAAGCGCATCATCCCCTGCCTCGATGTTGACGCCGGCCGCGTCGTCAAGGGGGTCAACTTCGTCGGCATACGTGACGCCGGCGATCCCGTGGAGATCGCCAAGCGCTATAACCAGCAGGGCGCCGACGAGATCACCTTCCTCGATATCACGGCAAGTCACGAGAATCGCGGCACCACCGTGGAGATGGTCGAGCGTATCGCCGGTGAGGTGTTCATTCCACTGACCGTGGGGGGCGGCATTCGCACCTGTGAGGATATTCGCACCATGCTCAACGCCGGCGCAGACAAGGTGTCGATCAACACCGCCGCCGTGGTCAATCCCGATTTCGTATTCGAGGCGACCCAGCGTTTCGGCAGCCAGTGCATCGTAGTCGCCATCGACGCCAAGCAGGTCTCCCAGGAGGGCGAGCCATCTCGTTGGGAGATCTTCACCCATGGCGGACGCAAGCCCACCGGGCTCGACGCCGTGGATTGGGCACGCAAGATGGTCGAGCTGGGCGCAGGCGAGCTGCTGCTGACCAGCATGGATCGCGACGGCACCAAGGCGGGCTTCGATCTGGGCGTGACGCGTGCGATCAGCGACGCGGTGAGCGTGCCGGTAATCGCCTCTGGTGGGGTCGGCAACCTCGACCATTTGGTCGCCGGTGTCACCGAGGGGGGCGCCGATGCGGTACTCGCCGCCAGTATCTTCCATTTCGGCGAATACAGCATTCCCGATGCCAAGCGCCACATGATGAAGCATGGCATCGAGATGCGCCTCTAG
- the hisA gene encoding 1-(5-phosphoribosyl)-5-[(5-phosphoribosylamino)methylideneamino]imidazole-4-carboxamide isomerase gives MLVIPAIDLKDGSCVRLKQGRMEDSTTYGADPLAMATRWVEAGARRLHLVDLNGAFEGKPVNGEAVTAIARAYPALPIQIGGGIRSAAIIEHYLDAGVSYVIIGTQAVKDPAFVTAMCKAFPGHVIVGLDAQDGFVATDGWAEVSSVKAIDLAKRFADDGVSSIVYTDISRDGMMSGVNIEATAELARESGLPVIASGGVTNLDDIRGLAKVAGDGILGAITGRAIYEGSLDLAEAQRLSDALDNPSSQQSGS, from the coding sequence ATGCTGGTAATACCCGCCATCGATCTCAAGGACGGCTCGTGCGTCCGCCTCAAGCAAGGCCGCATGGAGGATTCGACCACTTATGGCGCCGATCCGCTGGCCATGGCCACGCGCTGGGTAGAGGCCGGTGCCCGGCGGTTGCACCTGGTCGATCTCAATGGCGCCTTCGAGGGCAAGCCGGTCAATGGCGAGGCGGTCACCGCCATCGCCCGCGCCTACCCCGCACTTCCGATCCAGATCGGTGGCGGCATTCGCTCCGCGGCGATCATCGAGCACTATCTCGACGCAGGCGTGTCGTATGTGATCATCGGCACCCAGGCGGTCAAGGATCCGGCCTTCGTCACCGCGATGTGCAAGGCATTTCCGGGTCATGTCATCGTCGGGCTCGATGCCCAGGACGGCTTCGTGGCCACCGACGGCTGGGCCGAGGTCTCCAGCGTCAAGGCCATCGATCTAGCCAAGCGCTTCGCCGACGATGGCGTATCGAGCATCGTCTATACCGACATCTCCCGCGACGGCATGATGTCCGGGGTCAACATAGAGGCCACGGCGGAACTTGCCCGTGAAAGCGGCCTGCCGGTGATCGCCTCGGGAGGGGTAACCAACCTCGACGATATTCGCGGCCTGGCGAAGGTCGCCGGCGACGGCATTCTCGGCGCCATCACCGGGCGTGCCATCTACGAAGGGAGCCTGGATCTCGCCGAGGCGCAGCGCCTGAGCGACGCACTGGACAACCCCTCAAGCCAGCAATCAGGGAGCTGA
- a CDS encoding AsmA family protein, translating into MRALLRTLLAVIGVLGLVVVGAVVYVTTFFDPNDLKPRLIEVVRQQTGLELSLEGPLSWSFYPRLGVSVADAEAWLPDQTMVEEEPFVAFQKAEVSLAFAPLLRGEIAIDGLTLDGMRLNLERDEEGRDNWSVLLERLNERSEETADALAPASAGPGLRSGDAGMSVALDIASVQVRESQVRFRDWQEELQLQVAALNISGTNVNPQRAFPLRASFRLSTYNQIPWQEDDEATPDMVSSVTLESRVRLGLEDGRYVFDNLVVDTTTTLTEYEERRQQINLRAQHVVAEPEVERYLVEGGRLESSLSHPALGERALALSLAFMADADLAEEQLRLRNLELTGPDGLALTGSLSASQLFSNLQYAGQVSLAPLSLRPWLARFDLLPNTASDAAFSDVALTSPLQGNLSQLALSNLTLVLDDTTFTGPLRVGLTGDELSFNLQGDHLDLDRYLPVDQTSAGSAMLNRLVGIESAYADEEDETFALDWLAPLELDGELSLDRLQLNGLDLQSVYLVAQGSEGHHRLETFEARLYDGRLALTGELNLREEPARWAFAPRLERVQIVPFYEALGDGDPSPLRGRLNLDGELTARGDSVDLMTRTLNGRLAARIDDGAVLDVNVSQELCSAVALLEGEETSREWSADTRFDSAQATFLINDGVARNDDLDISIPGISLSGEGEVNLATRRFDYGAAARFVDTADAACRVNPRLERVLLPVRCEGSLEEESGEWCRFDQQAFQRAIAELIREEASQRAAGEIQERLGGALEQLDERLGEGASRELRDTLRGLLN; encoded by the coding sequence ATGAGAGCGTTACTACGGACCCTGCTTGCCGTTATCGGAGTGCTGGGCCTGGTCGTCGTCGGGGCGGTGGTCTATGTCACCACCTTTTTCGATCCCAACGACCTCAAGCCGCGCTTGATCGAGGTCGTACGGCAGCAGACGGGGCTTGAACTGTCGCTGGAAGGCCCACTCTCGTGGTCATTCTACCCGCGTCTTGGGGTCAGCGTGGCCGACGCCGAGGCTTGGCTGCCCGACCAGACGATGGTGGAGGAGGAGCCATTCGTGGCCTTCCAGAAGGCCGAGGTCAGCCTGGCCTTTGCGCCGCTGCTGAGAGGGGAGATCGCCATCGATGGCCTGACCCTGGACGGCATGCGGCTCAACCTGGAGCGTGACGAGGAGGGGCGGGACAACTGGAGCGTGCTGCTCGAGCGGCTCAATGAGCGCAGCGAGGAGACCGCCGATGCACTCGCGCCCGCCTCGGCCGGGCCTGGTCTCAGAAGCGGCGATGCCGGCATGTCGGTGGCCCTGGATATCGCCAGTGTACAGGTGCGCGAGAGCCAGGTGCGCTTTCGCGACTGGCAGGAGGAGCTCCAGCTCCAGGTGGCTGCGCTGAACATCAGCGGAACCAACGTCAATCCGCAACGCGCCTTCCCCTTGCGGGCCTCGTTCCGGCTCTCCACCTACAATCAGATACCCTGGCAGGAGGATGACGAGGCGACGCCGGACATGGTCAGTAGCGTCACGCTGGAGAGCCGTGTGCGACTGGGACTGGAGGATGGTCGCTACGTTTTCGACAATCTGGTGGTGGACACCACCACCACCCTGACCGAGTACGAGGAGCGTCGCCAGCAAATCAACCTGCGGGCGCAACACGTGGTCGCCGAACCCGAGGTGGAGCGCTATCTGGTGGAGGGTGGCAGGCTCGAGTCGAGTCTCTCCCATCCGGCCCTGGGTGAGCGGGCGCTGGCCTTGTCCCTCGCCTTCATGGCCGATGCCGACCTAGCCGAGGAGCAGTTGCGTCTACGCAACCTGGAGCTGACCGGTCCCGATGGGCTTGCCCTCACCGGCAGCCTCTCGGCAAGCCAGCTGTTCTCGAATCTACAGTATGCAGGCCAGGTGAGCCTGGCGCCGCTGTCGCTGCGACCCTGGCTTGCGCGCTTCGATTTGCTGCCCAATACCGCAAGCGATGCTGCCTTCAGCGATGTGGCCCTGACAAGCCCGCTGCAGGGCAATCTCTCCCAGCTTGCACTCAGCAATCTGACGCTGGTACTCGATGACACCACTTTTACCGGCCCGCTGCGTGTCGGCTTGACGGGGGATGAGCTGAGTTTCAACCTGCAGGGCGATCACCTCGACCTCGATCGTTATTTACCCGTCGATCAGACATCGGCGGGAAGCGCCATGCTCAATCGGCTGGTCGGAATCGAGTCGGCCTACGCCGATGAAGAGGATGAGACATTCGCTCTCGATTGGCTGGCGCCACTCGAACTTGACGGCGAACTCTCCCTCGACCGGCTACAGCTCAACGGTCTCGATCTTCAGTCGGTCTATCTGGTGGCCCAGGGCAGCGAAGGCCACCATCGCCTCGAGACGTTCGAGGCGCGACTGTACGATGGCCGCCTGGCGCTCACCGGCGAGCTCAACCTGCGCGAGGAGCCGGCGCGTTGGGCGTTCGCGCCGCGCCTCGAACGGGTGCAGATCGTACCGTTCTATGAAGCGCTGGGCGATGGCGATCCCTCTCCATTGCGGGGGCGGCTCAATCTCGATGGCGAGCTTACCGCTCGGGGCGACAGTGTCGATCTGATGACTCGCACGCTCAACGGCCGTCTGGCGGCCAGGATCGACGATGGTGCGGTTCTCGATGTCAATGTCTCCCAGGAGCTGTGTAGTGCCGTCGCCCTGCTCGAAGGCGAGGAGACCAGTCGCGAATGGAGTGCCGATACGCGCTTCGATAGCGCCCAGGCCACCTTCTTGATCAATGATGGGGTGGCTCGCAACGACGATCTGGACATCAGCATTCCCGGTATCTCGCTGAGCGGTGAGGGCGAGGTGAATCTGGCCACCAGGCGCTTCGACTATGGAGCCGCGGCGCGTTTCGTCGATACCGCCGATGCCGCCTGCCGAGTCAACCCACGGCTGGAGAGAGTGCTGCTGCCGGTGCGCTGTGAGGGCTCACTGGAGGAGGAAAGCGGCGAATGGTGCCGTTTCGATCAGCAGGCCTTTCAACGCGCGATAGCCGAGCTGATTCGCGAAGAAGCCTCGCAACGAGCGGCGGGCGAAATTCAGGAACGACTGGGAGGGGCGCTGGAACAACTCGATGAACGTCTCGGTGAAGGGGCTTCTCGGGAACTTCGCGATACCTTGCGCGGTCTACTTAATTGA
- a CDS encoding fumarylacetoacetate hydrolase family protein, whose translation MRFVPRFTDGQEFPHALGKIVCVGRNYADHARELDNPVPSEPLLFIKPSTCAVPLDEPIDAPFSRGDVHYETELALLIGETLSHATASEAERAVVGIGVALDLTLRDVQARLKEQGQPWEIAKGFDGACPLSPFLAIQRVPNWSALAFSLDIDGERRQSGEGSDMIFPVATLLAEMSRHFTLLPGDVVLTGTPAGVGELPRGAELRFNLTGGLEVVTRVVD comes from the coding sequence ATGCGCTTCGTTCCTCGTTTTACCGATGGTCAGGAATTTCCCCATGCGCTGGGCAAGATTGTTTGCGTCGGCCGGAATTACGCTGATCATGCCAGGGAACTGGATAATCCGGTGCCCAGCGAGCCACTGCTTTTCATCAAGCCCTCGACCTGTGCGGTTCCCCTTGACGAGCCCATCGACGCGCCTTTCTCTCGCGGCGATGTACATTACGAAACGGAACTTGCCCTGCTGATCGGCGAGACGCTCTCCCATGCCACTGCCTCGGAGGCCGAGCGGGCCGTAGTGGGTATTGGTGTGGCACTGGATCTTACCCTGCGCGATGTTCAGGCGCGTCTCAAGGAGCAGGGGCAGCCGTGGGAGATCGCCAAGGGTTTCGATGGCGCCTGCCCCCTGTCGCCTTTCCTGGCGATTCAGCGCGTGCCCAACTGGAGTGCGCTGGCGTTCAGCCTGGATATCGACGGCGAGCGCCGCCAGAGTGGCGAGGGCTCCGATATGATCTTCCCGGTGGCTACGCTGCTTGCCGAGATGAGCCGACACTTTACGCTGCTGCCGGGCGATGTGGTGCTGACAGGCACCCCTGCCGGAGTGGGCGAGCTGCCACGCGGTGCCGAGCTGCGCTTCAATCTGACCGGCGGTTTGGAAGTGGTGACCCGCGTCGTGGATTGA
- the hisH gene encoding imidazole glycerol phosphate synthase subunit HisH — protein sequence MTIAVIDYGMGNLHSVAKALEHVTHENVVVTRDPRCIRGATRLVLPGQGAIRDCIGELERSELKGLVLELLASADKPLLGICVGQQMLLDDSEENDGIACLGFLPGRVRRFASDMQDAQGKRLKVPHMGWNRIEQYHEHPLWSGIENGERFYFVHSYYVDAADDSAIFGVTEYGDTRAHVAVGKGPVFATQFHPEKSAEAGLKLLENFVHWNP from the coding sequence ATGACCATCGCCGTCATCGATTACGGAATGGGCAACCTGCATTCCGTCGCCAAGGCTCTCGAGCATGTCACTCACGAGAACGTCGTGGTGACGCGTGATCCGCGCTGTATTCGTGGCGCCACGCGACTGGTGCTGCCAGGTCAGGGCGCCATCCGTGACTGTATTGGCGAGCTCGAGCGCAGCGAGCTCAAGGGGCTGGTGCTGGAGTTGCTGGCCAGTGCCGACAAGCCACTGCTGGGCATCTGTGTCGGCCAGCAGATGCTGCTCGACGACAGCGAAGAGAATGACGGCATCGCCTGTCTGGGCTTTCTGCCCGGCCGGGTTCGCCGTTTTGCCAGCGACATGCAGGATGCCCAGGGCAAGCGCCTCAAGGTGCCCCACATGGGCTGGAATCGGATCGAGCAGTATCACGAACACCCGCTCTGGTCCGGCATCGAAAATGGCGAGCGCTTCTATTTCGTGCATAGCTACTATGTCGATGCCGCCGATGATTCGGCGATCTTCGGCGTCACCGAATATGGCGACACCCGCGCACACGTCGCGGTAGGTAAGGGGCCGGTATTCGCGACCCAGTTCCATCCCGAGAAGAGCGCCGAGGCAGGGCTCAAGCTGCTGGAAAACTTCGTGCACTGGAATCCCTGA
- the hisB gene encoding imidazoleglycerol-phosphate dehydratase HisB: MSERSATVSRDTKETQITVSVNLDGQGHLSGESGVPFLDHMLDQVARHGLIDLDITAQGDLHIDDHHTVEDLGITLGQAFSKAIGDKRGIYRYGHAYVPLDEALSRVVVDFSGRAGLFMEVEFTRATIGRMETQLFWEFFQGFVNHAQVTLHIDNIKGFNAHHQAETIFKAFGRALRMAVAEDPRMIGRMPSTKGSL, encoded by the coding sequence ATGTCCGAGCGTAGCGCCACGGTTTCACGCGACACCAAGGAAACCCAGATCACGGTGAGCGTGAATCTCGACGGCCAGGGGCATCTGAGCGGCGAAAGCGGTGTGCCTTTCCTCGATCACATGCTCGATCAGGTGGCACGTCATGGCCTGATCGACCTGGATATCACGGCCCAGGGTGATTTGCATATCGACGACCACCACACGGTGGAGGATCTCGGCATCACCCTCGGCCAGGCCTTCTCCAAGGCGATCGGCGACAAGCGTGGCATCTACCGCTATGGTCACGCCTACGTGCCGCTCGACGAGGCGCTCTCCCGCGTGGTGGTCGACTTCTCGGGCCGGGCAGGACTGTTCATGGAGGTCGAATTCACGCGTGCCACCATCGGTCGCATGGAGACCCAGCTGTTCTGGGAGTTCTTCCAGGGCTTCGTCAACCATGCCCAGGTCACGCTGCATATCGACAACATCAAGGGCTTCAATGCCCACCATCAGGCCGAAACGATCTTCAAGGCCTTCGGTCGCGCGCTGCGCATGGCCGTCGCCGAGGATCCGCGCATGATCGGCCGCATGCCCTCAACCAAGGGTTCACTGTAA
- a CDS encoding oxidative damage protection protein, which yields MSQTVFCRKYQQELEALPFPPLPGKRGQEIQATVSRRAWEEWQALQTRLINEKHLNMLEPSAREYLMEQMERFFDNRDTDQAEGFVPPSQ from the coding sequence ATGAGCCAAACCGTATTCTGTCGCAAGTATCAGCAGGAACTTGAGGCATTGCCTTTTCCCCCGCTGCCGGGCAAGCGGGGCCAGGAGATACAGGCCACGGTCTCACGGCGTGCCTGGGAGGAGTGGCAGGCCCTCCAGACTCGTCTGATCAACGAGAAGCACCTCAACATGCTCGAGCCCTCCGCCCGTGAGTATCTGATGGAGCAGATGGAGCGCTTTTTCGATAATCGCGATACCGATCAGGCAGAGGGCTTCGTCCCACCAAGCCAGTGA
- the speA gene encoding biosynthetic arginine decarboxylase translates to MSLNDAGLLSPSQLARRTYNIDQWGSGYFDVDDSGHTVVRPLGSEAEGPALPLDELVEQVREAGLRLPLLVRFTDILHDRVEQLCAAFDAAMAEERYDGGYTAVYPIKVNQQRRVVEEILATQERGRDRVGLEAGSKPELLAVLALSGDGPSVIVCNGYKDREYVRLALMGEKLGHRVYLVVEKFSELELILEEARELDVTPRIGLRARLSSVGKGKWQNTGGEKSKFGLTAGQLLGVVERLREAGSLASLQLVHFHLGSQIANIRDIQRGLRECARFYQSLRELGAPVDTVDVGGGLGVDYEGTRSRSYCSINYSMREYASNVVWAFRQACEAEGLPHPHLISESGRALTAHHAVLIANVIGEERIGEQLPSRQVHGDPQVDELWEVHSRLTGMHEPRGLVEAYHDLVQAMGELQERFLLGLIGLEARAEGEAVYFAACARVRSRLDGRNRAHREIGDELAEKLADKLFVNFSLFQSVPDVWGIQQIFPVLPLTGLDRPPSRRGVIQDITCDSDGRIDSYVDGQGVESTLPLPEWHEGEEKLLGMFLVGAYQEILGDLHNLFGDTDSVDAALDAEGNWMLSHAIQGDTVAEVLDHVNFDADVLRERLAHQLAVSGLEAEERERFLEYLTAGLEGYTYLE, encoded by the coding sequence ATGAGCCTCAACGATGCCGGGCTGCTAAGCCCGTCCCAGCTAGCCCGCCGTACCTACAATATCGACCAGTGGGGCAGTGGTTACTTCGATGTCGACGACAGTGGCCATACCGTGGTGCGCCCGCTGGGTAGCGAAGCCGAAGGCCCCGCCCTGCCGCTGGACGAGCTGGTCGAGCAGGTGCGCGAGGCGGGGCTACGCCTGCCCCTGCTGGTGCGCTTCACCGATATTCTGCACGACCGCGTCGAGCAGCTGTGTGCCGCCTTCGATGCGGCCATGGCCGAAGAGCGTTATGACGGCGGTTACACGGCGGTCTATCCGATCAAGGTCAACCAGCAGCGCCGGGTGGTCGAGGAGATACTCGCCACCCAGGAGCGCGGCCGTGACCGTGTCGGCCTCGAGGCCGGCAGCAAGCCGGAACTGCTAGCAGTGCTTGCGCTCTCGGGCGACGGTCCCTCAGTCATCGTCTGCAATGGCTACAAGGACCGCGAGTATGTGCGCCTGGCGCTGATGGGTGAAAAGCTCGGTCACCGCGTCTACCTGGTAGTCGAGAAATTCTCAGAGCTCGAGCTGATACTTGAGGAGGCCCGCGAACTCGACGTGACGCCACGCATCGGCCTGCGTGCACGACTCTCATCGGTAGGCAAGGGCAAGTGGCAGAACACAGGCGGCGAGAAGTCCAAGTTCGGGCTTACCGCCGGCCAGCTCCTCGGCGTCGTCGAACGCCTGCGCGAAGCCGGCTCGCTTGCCAGCCTGCAACTGGTGCACTTCCACCTCGGCTCGCAGATCGCCAATATTCGTGACATCCAACGCGGCCTGCGCGAATGCGCCCGCTTCTATCAGAGCCTGCGTGAGCTGGGCGCACCAGTGGACACCGTCGATGTCGGCGGCGGCCTCGGTGTCGACTACGAAGGCACCCGCTCGCGCAGCTACTGCTCGATCAACTACTCGATGCGCGAGTACGCCAGCAACGTCGTGTGGGCTTTCCGTCAGGCCTGCGAAGCCGAGGGACTGCCGCACCCGCACTTGATCAGCGAATCGGGCCGGGCACTGACGGCGCATCATGCCGTACTGATCGCCAACGTGATCGGTGAGGAGCGCATCGGCGAGCAGCTGCCATCGCGCCAAGTGCATGGAGACCCGCAGGTCGACGAGCTGTGGGAGGTGCATTCGCGCCTGACCGGCATGCATGAACCACGCGGCTTGGTCGAGGCCTATCACGACCTGGTGCAAGCCATGGGTGAGCTGCAGGAGCGCTTCCTGCTGGGATTGATCGGACTCGAGGCCCGCGCCGAGGGTGAGGCGGTCTATTTCGCCGCCTGCGCCCGAGTGCGCTCGCGCCTCGACGGGCGTAACCGCGCCCATCGCGAGATCGGCGACGAACTCGCCGAGAAGCTCGCCGACAAGTTGTTCGTCAATTTCTCGCTGTTCCAGTCGGTCCCCGATGTATGGGGCATCCAACAGATCTTCCCGGTACTACCGCTGACTGGCCTGGACCGTCCGCCCAGCCGTCGCGGCGTGATTCAGGACATCACCTGCGACAGCGATGGACGCATCGACAGTTATGTCGATGGCCAGGGAGTGGAATCCACCCTACCGCTGCCGGAGTGGCACGAAGGGGAAGAGAAGCTGCTCGGTATGTTCCTGGTGGGCGCCTATCAGGAAATTCTCGGCGATTTGCATAACCTGTTCGGCGATACCGACTCGGTGGATGCCGCCCTCGACGCCGAGGGCAACTGGATGCTATCACACGCCATTCAGGGCGATACCGTCGCCGAGGTGCTCGATCACGTGAACTTCGATGCCGACGTGCTACGCGAGCGTCTGGCACACCAGCTCGCCGTCAGCGGTCTTGAGGCAGAGGAGCGCGAGCGCTTCCTCGAGTATCTCACTGCGGGGTTGGAAGGATATACCTACCTGGAGTGA
- the mutY gene encoding A/G-specific adenine glycosylase, translated as MSDLAIALPPEEFQRRLMAWFDQHGRKSLPWQRDKTPYRVWVSEIMLQQTQVATVIPYYERFMARFPDVHSLASTSQDEVLHLWTGLGYYARGRNLHKAAKVVVDEHAGEFPVHSVEAMSTLPGIGRSTAGAIISISTGARAVILDGNVKRVLARLHAVEGWPGRPTVEARLWQLAERYTPEKRLADYSQAMMDLGATLCRRGQPSCLLCPFEDACLAHRRGEERRFPESKPKKALPERSTIMLMLHDAQGRVMLEQRPGTGIWGGLWCFPQFDDPVALQAWLDIQAPRAVLEPAWNALTHTFSHFRLSITPQPACCTAPSAVGEGERLWYNLNEPVSIGLAAPVKALLASLARHIPDTAQPFHDQERAQ; from the coding sequence ATGAGTGACCTAGCGATAGCGCTCCCCCCTGAAGAATTCCAGCGCCGTCTGATGGCCTGGTTCGACCAGCATGGCCGCAAGAGCCTGCCTTGGCAGCGCGACAAGACACCCTATCGAGTATGGGTCTCCGAGATCATGCTGCAGCAGACCCAGGTGGCCACGGTGATCCCCTATTACGAGCGCTTCATGGCGCGCTTCCCCGACGTCCACTCGTTGGCCTCGACCTCTCAGGACGAAGTGCTGCACCTGTGGACGGGATTGGGTTACTACGCGCGTGGGCGCAATCTTCACAAGGCGGCCAAAGTGGTGGTCGACGAGCATGCTGGCGAGTTCCCCGTGCATAGCGTCGAGGCGATGTCGACATTGCCCGGAATTGGTCGCTCCACCGCAGGCGCCATCATCAGTATCAGCACTGGGGCGCGGGCGGTCATTCTCGATGGCAACGTCAAGCGCGTGCTGGCCCGCCTGCATGCAGTGGAGGGCTGGCCGGGTCGGCCCACCGTGGAGGCCCGGCTGTGGCAGTTGGCCGAGCGCTACACGCCCGAGAAGCGCCTGGCCGACTACTCACAAGCGATGATGGATCTGGGGGCGACCCTGTGTCGGCGTGGCCAGCCGAGCTGCCTGCTGTGCCCCTTCGAGGACGCCTGCCTTGCCCATCGGCGTGGCGAGGAGAGACGCTTCCCGGAATCCAAACCGAAGAAGGCCCTCCCCGAGCGCAGCACCATCATGCTGATGCTGCATGATGCCCAAGGGCGGGTCATGCTGGAGCAGCGACCCGGCACCGGGATCTGGGGGGGGCTATGGTGCTTTCCCCAGTTCGATGACCCGGTGGCGCTTCAGGCCTGGCTCGACATTCAGGCCCCGCGAGCGGTGCTGGAACCGGCCTGGAACGCGCTTACCCACACCTTCAGTCATTTCCGGCTGTCGATCACCCCACAACCGGCATGCTGTACAGCGCCAAGCGCGGTGGGTGAGGGGGAGCGCCTCTGGTATAACCTGAACGAGCCTGTCAGCATCGGCCTGGCCGCGCCGGTCAAGGCGCTTTTGGCCAGCCTGGCGCGACACATCCCGGATACAGCACAACCGTTTCATGACCAGGAGAGAGCCCAATGA
- a CDS encoding YjaG family protein yields the protein MSPTAGGFNQRLRQLDERQALAFMAALCERLLPNYRLYAETAGVGDPAGLRVILDLVWERLLVKEAKIDFDRQAEKLAELEPPAEDDSFGARRALDAVVALSSILDVLRGGSPEAVFEVSLASRGGVRSFIELTEGEEDDVRLAALVREHPLMADERDFQEAVLEAVESPLDRDALKSLRQLGRNGGISNLGLSCD from the coding sequence ATGAGCCCCACTGCTGGAGGTTTCAATCAGCGCCTGCGCCAGCTCGACGAGCGCCAGGCGTTGGCATTCATGGCGGCCCTCTGCGAGCGACTGCTGCCCAATTACCGGCTCTATGCCGAGACTGCCGGGGTGGGTGATCCGGCAGGGCTGCGTGTGATTCTCGACCTGGTCTGGGAGCGGCTACTGGTCAAGGAGGCGAAGATCGACTTCGACCGCCAGGCCGAGAAACTCGCCGAGCTGGAGCCGCCGGCCGAGGATGACAGCTTCGGTGCGCGACGCGCTCTGGATGCGGTGGTGGCGCTCTCGTCGATACTCGACGTGTTGCGTGGCGGGTCGCCCGAGGCGGTCTTCGAGGTCAGTCTCGCCTCGCGTGGCGGGGTGAGGTCCTTCATCGAGCTCACCGAGGGCGAGGAGGACGATGTCCGCCTGGCCGCCCTGGTGCGCGAACACCCGTTGATGGCCGATGAGCGCGATTTCCAGGAGGCTGTGCTGGAGGCGGTGGAGAGCCCGCTTGATCGCGACGCGCTCAAGTCCCTGCGGCAGCTTGGGCGTAACGGCGGTATCAGCAATCTGGGCCTCTCTTGTGACTAG
- a CDS encoding MGMT family protein, producing the protein MARPELLEQIYTIVAQIPPGRVTTYGRVAKMTDGATPRMVGSAMRHLPPGHGLPWHRVINASRRVTEHDGADRQRSKLRNEGILFDARGRIEADHLWP; encoded by the coding sequence ATGGCCAGGCCTGAACTGCTTGAGCAGATTTACACTATTGTGGCGCAGATTCCGCCCGGACGGGTGACCACTTACGGCCGTGTGGCGAAAATGACCGATGGTGCCACCCCACGCATGGTGGGTTCGGCGATGCGGCACCTGCCGCCGGGGCACGGGCTTCCCTGGCATCGGGTCATCAACGCCTCGCGGCGGGTCACCGAGCATGATGGGGCTGACCGCCAGCGTAGCAAGTTGCGCAATGAAGGTATCCTGTTCGACGCGCGTGGCCGTATCGAAGCCGATCATCTATGGCCATGA